A genome region from Hymenobacter tibetensis includes the following:
- a CDS encoding superoxide dismutase — protein MLKRDFLKNGLLTMAGALVSPALLARAHDEKLLREARATPIADGPFTLPALPYAFNALEPHIDARTMEVHHDAHHKTYVSKLNEAVTGKPQEKMSLADLLASASKQSDAVRNNAGGHFNHSMFWQLLSAKGGGQPTGTLATAITSSFGSFDKFKEQFATAATSRFGSGWAWLSADKAGKLFISSTPNQDNPLMDLPGIQHGTPVLGLDVWEHAYYLKYQNKRPEYVAAFWNVVNWSEANRRFEAVKKS, from the coding sequence ATGCTGAAGCGAGATTTTTTGAAAAACGGTCTATTGACCATGGCCGGTGCCCTGGTTAGCCCCGCTTTGCTGGCCCGCGCCCACGACGAAAAGCTGCTCCGCGAAGCCCGCGCCACCCCTATTGCCGACGGCCCTTTTACCCTTCCGGCTTTGCCTTATGCCTTCAATGCACTAGAGCCCCACATTGATGCGCGTACCATGGAAGTGCACCATGATGCCCACCACAAAACCTACGTTTCCAAGCTGAACGAGGCCGTGACTGGCAAGCCACAAGAGAAAATGTCGTTGGCCGACTTGCTAGCTTCGGCCAGCAAGCAGTCGGATGCTGTGCGCAACAACGCCGGTGGTCACTTCAACCACTCTATGTTCTGGCAGTTGCTGTCAGCGAAAGGCGGCGGGCAGCCCACGGGTACGTTGGCCACGGCCATCACCAGCAGCTTCGGCTCGTTCGACAAGTTCAAGGAGCAGTTTGCTACGGCGGCCACCAGCCGCTTTGGCTCCGGCTGGGCTTGGCTGAGCGCCGACAAAGCCGGCAAGCTGTTTATTTCCTCGACCCCCAACCAAGACAATCCCCTCATGGACCTGCCGGGTATCCAGCACGGCACGCCGGTGCTGGGCCTCGACGTGTGGGAGCATGCCTACTACCTCAAGTACCAGAACAAGCGTCCTGAGTATGTAGCCGCTTTCTGGAACGTAGTCAACTGGAGCGAAGCCAACCGTCGCTTTGAAGCCGTGAAGAAAAGCTAA
- a CDS encoding alkaline phosphatase D family protein has translation MKKHLLILLSAGMLFGSSATEAQNKKELTVAFGSCNRIDLPQPMWPVIAKEKPDVWIWLGDNIYGDTDDMAMLKGKYDKQYNLPGYSQFRAQVPTIIGTWDDHDYGRNDAGKEYPYKKESQQLALDFLQEPANTPRRQQEGIYASYEYKVGSKKVKVILLDDRYHQDALTKDTQKAYIANPTGDILGAAQWQWLEQQLNNSTADVHIIGSGIQFVPQQHPYEKWANFPVARQRFLDLLASSKAKGVLLVSGDRHIGEFSKITPAGMPYPVYEITSSGLTHPAVNNKGEDNQYRVGPLVNQKHYGVFRFREQGKKLFVAAALKGEDGKVIYAEDIEVKP, from the coding sequence ATGAAAAAACACCTGTTAATCCTCCTATCGGCGGGCATGCTATTTGGCAGCTCGGCTACCGAGGCACAAAACAAGAAGGAACTAACGGTAGCTTTTGGCTCCTGCAACCGCATCGATCTGCCCCAGCCTATGTGGCCCGTTATTGCCAAGGAAAAGCCCGATGTCTGGATCTGGCTTGGCGACAACATCTATGGCGACACCGACGACATGGCGATGCTTAAAGGCAAGTACGACAAACAGTACAACCTGCCCGGCTACAGCCAGTTTCGGGCCCAAGTGCCCACCATCATCGGCACCTGGGACGACCACGACTACGGCCGCAACGATGCCGGCAAAGAGTATCCCTACAAAAAGGAAAGCCAGCAGCTCGCCCTCGACTTTCTTCAAGAGCCCGCCAATACCCCACGCCGCCAACAGGAGGGCATCTATGCTTCCTACGAGTACAAGGTGGGCAGCAAGAAGGTGAAAGTGATTCTGCTCGACGACCGGTACCACCAGGACGCGCTAACGAAAGACACCCAGAAAGCCTACATCGCCAATCCTACCGGCGACATCCTGGGTGCCGCGCAGTGGCAGTGGCTGGAGCAGCAGCTCAACAACAGCACCGCCGACGTGCACATCATTGGTTCGGGCATTCAGTTTGTGCCCCAGCAGCACCCGTACGAGAAGTGGGCCAACTTCCCCGTGGCGCGCCAACGTTTCCTCGACCTGCTAGCTTCCAGCAAAGCCAAGGGCGTGCTACTCGTTAGCGGCGACCGGCACATCGGAGAGTTTTCCAAAATAACGCCGGCGGGCATGCCCTACCCCGTGTATGAAATTACGTCCAGCGGCCTCACGCACCCAGCCGTCAACAACAAAGGCGAAGACAACCAGTACCGCGTGGGCCCGCTCGTCAACCAGAAGCACTACGGCGTTTTTCGCTTCCGTGAGCAAGGCAAGAAGCTGTTCGTAGCGGCCGCCCTAAAAGGCGAAGATGGCAAGGTGATTTACGCCGAGGATATCGAGGTGAAGCCCTAA
- a CDS encoding glycoside hydrolase family 5 protein: MLQTGKMLPLVLAAALLGPVAAQPSGQTLAPSEGASTTKPAPAKRPTKFVKKHGQLRVEGTQLVDQAGKPVVLRGLSFGWHSMWPRFYTEETVQWLKEDFNCNVVRAAAGVESGEKNYLKHPDFSKEKIRAVVDGAIKANIYVIIDWHSHNINLNEAKAFFAEMSKAYGKQPNVIYEVFNEPDYESWPEVKAYAEEVIKSIRENDPDNVILVGSPHWDQDVHLPAADPIKGQSNLMYTMHFYAATHKQELRDRTEAAIKSGLPIFVSESAGMEASGDGPLNYAAWQEYIDWMEANKVSWITWSVSDKDETCSILKKTAASTGKWKDEDLKESGLKVREYLRKYNVEK; the protein is encoded by the coding sequence ATGCTCCAAACCGGTAAAATGCTGCCCCTCGTACTGGCAGCGGCACTACTTGGCCCCGTGGCTGCGCAGCCATCAGGGCAAACACTAGCACCATCAGAGGGAGCAAGCACCACGAAACCCGCTCCAGCGAAGCGCCCCACCAAGTTTGTGAAAAAGCACGGGCAGTTGCGCGTGGAAGGCACGCAGCTAGTTGATCAAGCCGGCAAGCCGGTGGTGCTGCGCGGCTTGAGCTTTGGCTGGCACAGCATGTGGCCTCGCTTCTACACCGAAGAAACAGTGCAGTGGCTGAAGGAGGATTTCAACTGCAACGTGGTGCGGGCAGCAGCGGGCGTGGAATCCGGGGAAAAGAATTACCTCAAGCATCCGGACTTCTCGAAGGAAAAAATCCGGGCGGTGGTGGATGGCGCCATTAAGGCCAACATCTACGTGATTATTGACTGGCACAGCCACAACATCAACCTCAACGAAGCTAAAGCCTTCTTCGCCGAAATGTCGAAGGCGTATGGCAAGCAGCCGAACGTCATCTACGAGGTGTTCAACGAGCCTGATTATGAGAGCTGGCCCGAGGTGAAAGCGTATGCCGAAGAAGTAATCAAGAGTATTCGGGAAAACGACCCCGACAATGTGATACTGGTTGGCTCGCCGCATTGGGACCAGGATGTGCATCTGCCGGCCGCCGACCCCATCAAGGGCCAGAGCAACCTGATGTACACCATGCACTTCTACGCGGCCACCCACAAGCAGGAACTGCGCGACCGGACCGAAGCGGCCATCAAGAGCGGCCTACCAATATTCGTTTCCGAGTCGGCGGGCATGGAAGCTTCCGGCGATGGTCCTCTGAACTACGCAGCGTGGCAAGAGTACATCGACTGGATGGAAGCCAACAAGGTGAGCTGGATTACCTGGTCGGTTTCCGACAAAGACGAAACCTGCTCTATCCTGAAAAAGACAGCTGCCTCTACGGGCAAGTGGAAAGACGAGGATCTGAAAGAATCGGGGCTCAAAGTGCGGGAGTATCTACGCAAGTACAACGTCGAGAAGTAG
- a CDS encoding cellulase family glycosylhydrolase, protein MNNGTMTGMRTLRSWGAGLLCAAGALLLPLSAAAQTLTPVQQYGQLKVAGNKIVDKNNQPISLAGNSLFWSNDGWGGEKYYNANVVGWLKNNWQAKIVRVAMGTNESGGYLSNPTREKQKVKTVVDACIAAGLYVIIDWHSHQAEQQQQQAIAFFREMATTYGNSPNVLYEVYNEPLQVSWSGVVKPYAEAVAGAIRAIDPDNLIIVGTPTWSQDVDVAANDPITRYSNIAYTLHFYAATHKASLRTKAQAALSKGVALFVTEYGTTEASGNGYVDAASTQEWMTFMKQNGISHLNWAVNDKAESASIFKPGTSPTAAWSDSYLTQSGALVKGYIQNWNGTTTGGGTTTPPPTTPPTTGGTTVQAESYNAMSGVQTETTADTGGGLNVGYLDAGDWMAYTIDVPTAGDYVIQYRVASLSGGGRISLEQNSGTTVRGTLAVPATGGWQTWTTISHTVSLAAGRQNIAIGVAAGGYNLNWWSFTKATTGGRAATTEPATVSLYPNPTQSQLTVSVPTTSSSVQLTVFNAKGREVLTRSSSNLKGGEMLVPVSGLEPGIYSVRVSNNGVITTHRFVKE, encoded by the coding sequence ATGAACAATGGTACAATGACCGGTATGCGCACGTTGCGCTCTTGGGGGGCTGGCCTCCTGTGTGCAGCAGGGGCCTTGCTGTTGCCCTTAAGTGCGGCGGCGCAAACCCTAACGCCAGTGCAGCAATACGGCCAGCTGAAAGTGGCTGGCAACAAGATTGTTGACAAGAACAACCAGCCTATTAGCTTGGCCGGCAACAGCTTGTTCTGGAGCAACGACGGTTGGGGCGGCGAGAAATATTACAATGCCAATGTGGTCGGCTGGCTCAAGAACAACTGGCAAGCCAAAATTGTGCGCGTAGCCATGGGCACCAACGAAAGCGGCGGCTACCTCAGCAATCCAACCCGCGAAAAGCAGAAAGTGAAAACGGTGGTAGATGCCTGTATAGCCGCGGGTTTGTACGTCATCATCGATTGGCACTCGCATCAAGCTGAGCAGCAACAGCAGCAAGCCATTGCCTTCTTCCGCGAGATGGCCACCACCTACGGCAACTCCCCTAACGTGCTGTATGAAGTGTACAACGAGCCCTTGCAGGTGTCGTGGAGCGGCGTGGTGAAACCCTACGCCGAAGCCGTGGCTGGCGCCATCCGAGCCATCGACCCCGACAACCTCATCATCGTGGGTACGCCCACCTGGTCGCAGGATGTGGATGTGGCCGCCAACGACCCGATTACCCGCTACTCCAATATTGCCTACACCCTGCACTTCTACGCAGCCACCCACAAAGCCAGCCTCCGAACAAAAGCACAAGCAGCTCTTAGCAAAGGGGTTGCGCTATTCGTGACAGAGTACGGCACTACGGAAGCTTCCGGCAACGGCTACGTAGACGCCGCCTCCACCCAGGAATGGATGACGTTTATGAAGCAGAACGGCATCAGCCACCTCAACTGGGCGGTAAACGATAAAGCAGAATCAGCCTCGATTTTCAAGCCCGGCACCAGTCCTACGGCTGCGTGGTCGGACAGCTACCTTACGCAGTCGGGAGCCTTAGTGAAAGGCTACATCCAGAATTGGAATGGCACCACCACCGGCGGAGGTACCACTACGCCGCCCCCAACCACGCCACCCACTACGGGGGGCACCACGGTGCAGGCCGAAAGCTACAATGCCATGTCGGGCGTGCAGACCGAAACCACTGCCGACACGGGGGGCGGCCTGAACGTGGGCTACCTCGACGCCGGCGACTGGATGGCCTATACCATCGACGTGCCCACGGCCGGCGACTACGTGATTCAGTATCGGGTAGCTAGTTTGAGTGGCGGCGGACGTATCAGCCTAGAGCAGAACTCGGGTACGACTGTTCGGGGTACCTTGGCGGTGCCCGCTACCGGTGGCTGGCAGACCTGGACCACTATTTCGCACACCGTTAGCTTGGCGGCAGGGCGGCAGAACATTGCCATTGGAGTGGCTGCTGGTGGCTACAACCTCAATTGGTGGAGCTTCACGAAAGCCACGACCGGCGGCCGGGCAGCCACCACGGAGCCAGCTACCGTGTCGCTGTACCCCAACCCCACCCAGAGCCAACTGACGGTATCGGTGCCAACTACCAGCAGCAGCGTGCAACTAACAGTGTTCAATGCCAAAGGGCGCGAGGTACTCACCCGTAGCAGCAGCAATTTGAAGGGCGGCGAAATGCTGGTGCCCGTTTCTGGGTTAGAGCCAGGTATTTATTCGGTCCGAGTGAGCAACAACGGTGTCATTACCACGCACCGCTTCGTGAAAGAGTAA